The following are from one region of the Juglans regia cultivar Chandler chromosome 10, Walnut 2.0, whole genome shotgun sequence genome:
- the LOC108979154 gene encoding protein PSK SIMULATOR 1-like — translation MALETWLVKVKTAISHSFDVVRPAAPNPKLIKKSNVGVLAFEIAGLMSKLLHLWQSLSDKNIVRLRNETISELEGVYKIVSDDEAFLLGLACAELAENLRLVAKSVSRICTKCEDPSVWCFERLFDEFANSGRDPHGWVLSLKEMEARIKKMDRYVTVTCTLYREMEELSVMESGLSKSLKCKENESSVSEHQQKIFWQRQEVKYLKERSIWNRSFDAVASMLARSTFTILARIKLVFGIGGPCPQSLTRSLSASAAVHPDHIPSSCLFVSGQSMKSSRLEEKKDLADGFFESNSKLIKPPETTLGAAALALHYANLIIVMEKMIKSPQLVGVDARDDLYAMLPSSIRSLLRARLKGSAGFPASDPVLAGEWREALGRILGWLSPLAYNMIKWQSERSFEQQNLVPRTNVLLLQTLYFANKEKTEAAISELLVGLNYIWRFEREMTAKALFQCSTNLNGILNVKISS, via the coding sequence ATGGCTCTTGAAACTTGGCTTGTTAAGGTAAAGACGGCGATATCTCACAGTTTTGACGTGGTGCGACCCGCCGCCCCGAACCCAAAACTGATAAAGAAGTCCAATGTCGGCGTGTTAGCCTTCGAGATCGCTGGCCTCATGTCCAAGCTACTCCACCTTTGGCAATCCCTCTCAGACAAGAACATAGTCCGCCTCCGCAACGAGACTATCTCTGAACTCGAAGGAGTCTACAAGATTGTCTCTGACGACGAGGCTTTCCTCCTCGGCCTCGCGTGCGCGGAGTTGGCCGAGAATCTCAGACTTGTCGCGAAGTCAGTATCCAGAATATGCACAAAATGCGAGGACCCGAGTGTCTGGTGCTTTGAGCGCTTGTTCGATGAGTTCGCCAACTCGGGTCGCGACCCCCATGGTTGGGTTCTGAGCTTGAAAGAAATGGAAGCTAGAATCAAGAAGATGGACAGATACGTCACCGTCACGTGCACGCTATATCGAGAAATGGAAGAGCTTTCTGTCATGGAAAGTGGGCTAAGTAAATCGTTGAAGTGCAAGGAAAATGAATCATCGGTTTCCGAGCATCAGCAGAAGATTTTCTGGCAAAGACAAGAAGTTAAGTATCTGAAAGAAAGATCAATCTGGAATCGAAGCTTTGATGCCGTAGCTTCCATGCTCGCACGGTCTACTTTCACGATCCTGGCAAGAATTAAACTTGTTTTTGGCATAGGAGGACCATGTCCACAGTCTCTGACTCGCAGCCTCTCAGCTTCGGCCGCTGTCCACCCGGATCACATTCCCAGTTCTTGTCTCTTCGTGTCAGGGCAATCCATGAAAAGCTCAAGACTTGAGGAAAAGAAAGACTTGGCTGATGGGTTTTTTGAGTCCAATTCCAAGCTCATAAAACCCCCAGAAACTACTCTAGGCGCTGCAGCATTAGCACTGCACTATGCGAATTTGATCATAGTGATGGAGAAGATGATCAAGTCGCCACAATTGGTCGGCGTGGATGCAAGGGATGATCTTTATGCGATGCTACCAAGTAGTATAAGATCGTTGCTGAGGGCCAGGTTGAAGGGATCCGCAGGGTTTCCGGCCAGCGATCCGGTGCTTGCTGGGGAGTGGAGAGAAGCTTTGGGAAGGATTTTGGGGTGGTTGTCACCATTagcatataatatgataaaatggCAAAGCGAAAGGAGCTTTGAGCAGCAAAATTTGGTGCCCAGAACGAATGTGCTGCTTCTGCAGACGCTATATTTCGCCAACAAGGAGAAGACCGAGGCTGCCATTTCTGAGCTGTTAGTGGGATTAAATTACATTTGGAGGTTCGAGAGGGAGATGACTGCCAAGGCCTTGTTTCAATGCAGTACCAACCTCAATGGGattttgaatgttaaaatttCCAGCTAA